The Suncus etruscus isolate mSunEtr1 chromosome 15, mSunEtr1.pri.cur, whole genome shotgun sequence genome contains the following window.
GCTGAGTCTGGGGGCTGGAGGAGCAGGGAAGTACAATGGCTGAGTCAGGCTGAGGCCCAGGGCTTGTCAGGGGAGGAAATGGGGTTCTTGTGTTTTGGCTGTTGAACTCAGCTGAGGCGTCCCCTTCAAACCACACCCAGACTTCCTCTTGGGGCCTCAGTCAGCCACCTGAGGTGACAGGCAGAGCAACCGTCTCTGATACCTCTGCCAGCGATCTTGCTGGCAAGCTTTCTAAGTCCCCCAGGAATGGAATGACTCCTGGACATGAGCCATTTTGTCTTCAAGCAGGACAAGGTCTCTCGGAAGGGCAGTGCTGGGCGAGGCTCTGCTTTCAGTTGCAGCAAATAGAGGCAGAAGCCGGAGGGTCTTCCCAGGTGAGGTTTTGCTCTTTATGAATAAGATACTCTGGTCATGTCATGGCAGGTAGTAGCCCACTATGCTATTTGCTTACAGAAGGAAGGAGAGACCGAACAACCTTGAATTTCATCACTCCAGCCTTTGGAAACCTCATTGCCAGAAGTAGGGAGAGCTCGGCTTTACACTTCCACTGACCAGGCAAACTGCCCAAAAAGGGGGGTTCATCGGACTCAGCAGGGCCCCAGAGGGGAGTCTGGAATGGTGGGAGAATCTAGGAGCTCATGGGGAGGCCAGGCACCTGGACACGTGCTTTTGCAGACTCGATCATCTGTAGGTGGGAGATGGCCTGAATCGGAGGTGATGGAACAGGTGGGGAGGGCTAGTGACTTCTCCTTGGCCCCACTGGTCTTTGGTCTGTGGTGATCTGTGGGCACCTTCCCCAGCACCTCGGTTGATGTTCTTTGCCCACACTCTGGCTTTTTGGCAGGGCTCTGAGTTGATTTGTCTGGGGGTGTGTAGACTTGTTGGAACAACCCTGAGTAGCTGCCTGAGCAAGTGAGTCTCTGGGAGGGGTCAGGAAGGGAGCTGAGGCTCAGAGCAGTTAGTTGGCTCTCAAACTGGTCCTGTGATTTGTACCTGGATGTGATTATAGGAAAGTCTAATTGTAGGCACTGCGCTGAGCCTGCTCATGTTCCCAGGGCCACCCCAGGCAGTGTGTGCACTCTAGCTGGAGAACTGGCACAGGGGTAGGCCTGGCACCCAGGAGTGTGCACTCACTGCCACCCTGATTCATTGCCCACCTTCCCAGAACCACTTGGGGCCGCCACTCCTCATGCAGGCGGGAGGGCTGGGCAGGGTGATGGTGTTGGTTTTGGCTGTGCTAGTGCTGTGCCCATTCCTTCAAACAGCCCTGTGCTGGCCCCTGGGGTCTGTTGTTGCCTCCATTTCCCAGCATACAGCTCCTCCAGGAGCTGCTGCCCCGCCTCAGACCTGCTGCAGTTGGTGAGCAGCTGCACGTTGGTACCACCAGTTCTGCCTCTTCCTGTCCGGCTTTATCAGGTCATCTGGGTCTCTGTGCCGAGACACTGATGGTGCAGCTAGGGGACAGCAGTGACAGCCCAGGGCTCAGCTGCATCTTGAGCCATGGGTGCAACTTTGCcactctctgggcctcagttttctcatctacaCCTGTATGCATTTCTAGAATTGGCagtgaggctggagcagtaggcCTGGCAGAAAGTGTAAGCACCCGGCCCTTCATGGGTGTGGTGTGGGAGTCACTGGGGCttccatctctcctctcctcctgccTTCCCTCTACCCTAGCACTCCTTTCTCTCTAGAAAAGAGGCTTTGGAGATACCTGTCCATATAAAGGTGACCTCCAGGAAGACCTTGATCTCTCTGAAACCTGGTTTCATTCCCTGAAGATGGGGATGCTTCCTTACCCACCTGCTGCTTCAGTGAGACAGGGCCTTTGAgttgtttttgattgttttggtttttgtttgtttttggaccacccctggcggtgctcagaagttttgggctacccctggatctgtgcttaagaattactcctggtggtacttgggactgtatgggatgctggggatctaaggCAGGTTAGCagtaatgcaaggcaaacacccttcctgctgtgttattactctggccccaacctgtTCTTTGTACTCTTGTTCTTGGTGCCCTGAGGCTACGGGGCCCTGGAGCCTTCCCAGACCCCTCCCCTCTGTCCTGGTTAGCACCCAGGTCCTCCTCTTCTTGCCCACAGCCCAATCAAGGGCACTCACTGAGAGGGGCCACAGGACAAAGCTGTCAGCTTTGGAACAACACCCATTCACTGCCATAGGGGTGAGGGGGGCTGAAGCACTTGAAAGGCCTCTTTCCTCTTTGGTGTCTCATCACTGGAGCTCTGGCTGGGACTGTGAAAGGCTAGAGGGTGAGAGGTAGGAAAAGCTCCTAAGAGAGGCTGGAGTGCAGGAGGAGGCATCACAGGGACAAGGAGTGAGGGTccagagcaggggtggcgaacacgcggctctcgagccgcatgcagctcctggccaaaatgaatgaggctctttgcctcttattattttgtatattgtggctctttgccaagtttggattttgttatgctgctttcgaggagggacctctgaggagagatctctgagcgcgtAGTCTagcccccaggctgcatcattccgtctcccatccctcggaaacaactgcacgggccagcgagcaggggacccgtgtgtcacatgttgggtcacatcttgccattagttcttagtgtggaggactcacaccctcaccatcactgcaggattttgaccctcactcaaaatggcaaaatgtaatatgtatttaatatatgattgttaaaattagatgcttttgtgtgagtgtttgtctgttttggcatgtcactgcatggtgtggctctctgattctcacagtttaacattttggctctttgtgtcaaacttgtttgccacccgtGGTCCAGAGTGTACAAGAGGAGATGACCACGAGGACAGTTTGAGTGTTTATGTTCTGGTCCATCTCAGATGAGGTGACATAGGCAGAATAGGGTCAGGGGGTTCCGGGGGCCTTGATCCTCTGTTCCTTTGTCCCCTCAAAGCATAGCTGAGGGGTATCTTGAGGTCACCTTCACTTCAAGGTGCTTGGGAACCTCAGCATTTCTGTGCAGGAGAAGGGGTCCGCATAGCCTTGCCCACAAAGGACTTGGGTGGTTAGGAAGCTATACACTTCTTGAAAGGCTGCCTTTGAAAGGGTCGGAGGGAAACTGGTGAAAAGGCAGAAGCTTATGTGTACCATTGTCCACCCCCATCCTCCTTTACCAAAGAGGTGGCTAATGATATAGAGGCAGGGTGGGATTTACAGAGCCCTCCAGCATCAGGGCTGTGAAGACAGTTGCTCCCTGGCTGCTGAGTACTCATGACTATCTGTCCCATTTCCAGGTGTGCAGAAAGCAAGGGGCCATGCACCCAAAACTCCAGCCCAGTGTGGTCTGAACGTTGGGCACAGCAGCGGCGCCCTGAGGAAGATGGCCATGGCCCCAGGCCCTGTCATGGCTCAGGTCTACGCTGGCCCCGTGGCCGTGGCTGTGTGGGAGTGGCAGGACAGCCTGGGCATCTGGCACCCCTACAGTGCTGCCGTCTGCAACTACATCGAGCAGCAGTTTGTGCAGCAGAAGAGCCTGCACTTTGGAGTGGGCAGCATGGCCCAGAGTATCCCCTTGGGCCAGGCGGACCCCTCGCTGGCCCCATACATCATCGACCTCCCCAGCTGGACCCAGTTCCGCCAGGATACTGGTAAGCCTCTCCCTGGTCTAGTCCATATGCATCTGGGCCCCTAGATGCATTGGGGTCACAGAATTAATTTATTGGGCTGTGTCTtcgtttttgtttctggtttttatgGGGGAGAGGAGCATACCCTGCtctgctctggagttactcctgactctgcactcaggaattatccctggggTCACACAGGGTCctaaggatcaaaccctgtttggcctcatgcaagacaagcactcttcccactgtactattggtctGGCCCCTGGGCTGTATCTTGGTCCTGAAACGTACCCTTTGCACCCCAACAGGATGAGGGCCTTGTGAGTGACAGCATGTTTTAGCCAGTGGGAGGAGGCCTGAGTATAGGGGTTCATGTGGGGGCAGTGCACATGCTGCTCCCACTGCCCTTCCCAGTCTCCCATACCCCAAAGGCCTGCCTGCAGAGTGAGGGTCCTGCTAGGGTTGGGCTACCATGGCTGGGGTGTGCCAGGGATGGGATTTGGGATGGACTTTGGGATGGGGCCACTTTCTTCATGCCTGTGCACATTGGTTTAGATGGGTCTTACCAAGAACAGGGCCACCAGCTCCTCCAGAGCTGTGCTCAATTCCTCTTCCCCTGTGACTCCCTACTTAGATCATGTGGCAGTGTTTGGACAGCTTGGGTTGGTTGCCATGGCTTGGGCGTGGGAAGTCCACAGAAAGTCATAACTAGTTCAGGGGTTCTACTGAATGTACTTCAGCACAGAACTTGTCCTGTGACAAGGGGTTGCTGGGTAAGTATCACTAGCCTCCTGGGGGTGACCTTCAGTGGGATTAAGAGGCCCCAAACCTCACCTTGCTGGTATAGGTGGGTACAGGGTTCTTAGAGTGGGAATTTGAGAGCAGGAGCCATGCCATCAGGAAAGTAGGGGTGGCCATGCTCCCCTTTTACATTCTGCCAGGAGAGGGGCTTAAGGGGTGTCGCAGGAGGTGCATGGGAAGCCCTGAGTTTGAGAAGCAGCCCTTGTGCTTTCTGGTCTTTGTTTGCTTCTGGGTCACacctcagcagtgttcaggagttactccttgttctgcactcagaaatcactcctgggagctggagcggtggtgcagggcgtaaggcatctgccttgtgcacgctagcctagagtggaccgtggttcgatcccctggcgtcccatatggttccccaagccaggagtgatttctgagagcatagccaggagtaacccctgagcgaatcCGGGtgtggtgggaaaaaaaaaaaaaagaaatcactcctggtaggctcaggggaccatatgggatgccgggaatcgaacccaggttgaccacgtaAGGCAAAACGCTCTACCCGTTAgcctctgtgctttctctccctcctcctctggaCTGGTTATTAAAGCCTTTGCTGGCCCAGGGTGTTTCTCATTTGAGGTCCAAGGGAATGGAGGTTTGTGCCAGGGAATGAGGTAACATCAGGAATGACTTTTACAGCTTTAGAGATAGGAGACGCACTCGTGCTTCCTACCTGCAAGATACAGGAAGCACTTGTGGCCTTTTTGTcggctctggccccatgtggACGTGCCTGGAAGCCCGGACGGGAAGAAGCACTGCCTGGCTGGGTTGATTCGGCTTCCTCTCAGCAGGGAGTGAGGACTGATTTTATCTGCTTTAGACTCTACAGTTCAGTTTgggttcttgtttttgggccacaccccatgatgctcaggggtcattggTGACTTTATGCTTGTAGATTTGCTCCTGGCATTGTAGGGAGGCCAGGCAttgtggggatcacacccaggccTTCTGCCTGCGCAGCTTTCCAGGCCTCCTACCTGCCTGACTTTCAGTCCCCTGAGTAAGGCTGCCGAGGTTTCTGCATTGGGAACAGTAGGTTTTCTCCTGCCCTGTGTGATCGCCACTGGACCGCACATGGTTGTTCTTGCACTCACACACTTGGTCATGTggagtggtgctggggatcaaactcagcctcacacatgcaaggcaaggcaaggcaagtgctctgccactgaCCCACATTCCAGACCCCCAAAATGTGGGTTTGAGATATCTTCTTGAGTCTGGTCTGAGGCCAAtagagatttttgtttgcttacttttttttgtgtgtgtgtgtgtgtgttggtggagCTCAGGATACCTGGGCAAGTTCAGGGGATTGTATGGGGTGCCCAAGGTTGAACTTGGGTTTAACCCGGAtaatccacatgcaaagcaaacgtcctccCTTTTGGTTTGAGGCCCAGCAGTTCTTTAACCCGAGCTCCCAGCAGTCAGTACTCTCTTCAGGCACAGGTCCCTCTGTCACTTGGATCCTTTGGGAAAGAAGGGAGATCTGAGGACAGCACCACCCCATTTGTGACCCTGTTGTTATATTTTGGGTATAGgagaggaaggtttttttttaatttgcatttagtcactatgaaattacaaagtaattcatgattGGTTTCAGGCATACACTGTTTTAACACCTGTATCTTTACTAGTGCCCATCCTCCATGCCTCCCATTTGTTTCCCAACTGCCAGTATCCTTCTATGAGaggtatttttttatgtttttatcttgAGGAGAggaaggttttttattttgtctttggaggccacacctggcaatgctcaggggtgactcttgctctgcactcaggaatcactcctggcagtgctcaggggcccagaTGGGCTGCCAGCACTTGCCTCATGCAAAGCCAGTACCTTTtccgctgtcctattgctctgacacCATGGAGATGAGTTCAGAAAGTGCCTTTactggagtgctgggaggctatCCCTGACTGTGACCCCCCCCTCGCCCACAGGCACCATGCGGTCTGTGCGGAGACACCTGTTCCCCCAGCGCTCGGCCCCAGGTCATGGCATCGTCTGGGAGTGGCTGAATGAAGACAACTCCTGGACACCCTATGAGGCCAGCATCTGTGACTACCTGGAGCAGCAGGTCTCCCAAGGCAACCAGCTCGTGGACCTGGCCCCCCTGGGGTACAACTACACCATCAACTTGGCTACCTATACCCAGATCAACAAGACATCAAGCTATTGCCGAAGTGTGCGGCGCCAGGCCGGCCCCCCCTACCCGGTGACGACTGTTATTGCCCCGCCGGGCCACAATGGAGTTGCCTGCTCCTGCCACCAGTGCCTCAGTGGTAGTGGAACTGGCCCTGTGTCAGGCCGCTACCGCCACTCCATGACCAACCTCCCCGCCTACCCTGTCCCTCAGCACCCCCACAGGACTGCTGTAGTCTTTGGGGCTCACCAGGCCTTCGCCCCATACAACAAGCCTTCCCTTTCGGGAGCAAGGTCTGCACCTAGGCTGAACACCACCAACCCTTGGGCAGGGGCACTGCCCTCCATGGGCACACAGCCCCTCTACCGCTCCAGCCTTTCCCATCTGGCATCTCAGCACCTGCCCCCAGGACCGTCCACAGCCAGTGCAGCCAGGTACCACCTAATGGGGCTCATGGGGTCAATGCCTGGGCTTCTACTCTCACGTCACCTCCACCCATGGCATCTGCTTTGGCATCTTGGTCCTTGGGGCCATGTGGTGTGGTGCCCACAGTCCTCACCTGTCACCTATCCCTGTTCTCAGTGCCCATCAGAGCAGTGGGAGCAGACTGGTATGGCATCATGATGCCCTGTCTGGCACTGTTTTCTGGTTCATCTTGGCTGCCCACATCCGTTCATTTACATGGTCTCActctaccccccccccctcccccaagttCATGGTTTTGCATCTGGAAAACCTGGAATCCTGGTTTGGGTCCTTGCAGTTGGCTGAGGGTGGGACTGGGGAAGGCAGCAGCAAAAGACACAGGACATCTCCCATGTTGGTGCCATTGGCTGGAGTCTCCTTAGAAAGGCTCTCATGACAGGCAGGAGGCCCCTCACGGGAGCATCTTAAGGGCTGGGCTGTGTCCTCCTGGGTGTACATGTACAGGAAGGGCCCAGGAGGCCTGGCTGTCCTGTTCCCTGAGACCCTTCCATGTCACTTACCTGCTCCCCATCTCAAGGGCTACTGTGCCCTGTGCAGCCCCTGAGTACTCATGTCTGAGTCCCTGTGGCCCTGGAAACATTTCAGCAGAGCTATCCCTCCCAGAgcctgtgggggtgggggagcacCCCAGGGTGATGAGGTTGCAGCTGCACAGACGGGGTGTTGTGTGGGAGTGGTGAGATCCACAGAAGCAGCCAGGTACCTTGAGAGTGGAGTCCCACAGGGAGGTGGCAGCCCTGGTCAGGTAGGGGAGGGGCCGGAAGGTCAGGGTTTTTCTGTGAGTCCTCACCATGGGCTTCTGTAGTAAGCCAGCAGCAGGGCTCTGCGGTGTTCTGTCCCTCCACCCATGGCCTAGCCACTCAGGAAGGTTCTGTGTCCCCTGCATGCCTGGTTCACCTATGGGTTCCCAAATTCTCACTGGTTATCTTGAggcacatttctctctctctttttacttttttatatatatatatatatatattttgggccatgccctttagtgctcaggggtttttcctggctctgtgcccagggcttgATTCTAATAATCTCAGGTAACCAAAAGTGGTACCAGGCATCAAACGCGGGTCATCTGAGTACAAGGCGAACACCCTccctctgtactgtcactctggcccttaggGCACTTACCTGTAATGCTTGAGAACTAGGGTTCTGGGGTTGAACCAGGTGACTTGATGGCTGTCGGTTTTtaggggggccatacctagcaatgttcaggagttacccaAAGCTCTacgttcagggattgctcctgataggcCCAGGAGATCCTACTGGTGTCAGGGATAAAACTCGGTTGGCCAAGGACAAAGCAGATATTCTCCCTGCTATGCcgtggctctggccccaagtttcttTCCCCAAGTCTCTGCTCCCAGCCTGCAGGCCCAAGAGGCCTCGCTGGCACAGGCGGGGCAGTTCCAGGGAAGAGGAGGCGCAGCACCACACCCTGCCTCTGCTGCTGGGTTTGCAAGCTGCTGCTTGCCCAGTGTGGCAGGCAGCAGGGCACTGGGCCAGCTGGTGGTGTTTGTTGCAACCACCTCAAAGCGACTCATTCTCAATGTGGGCGTTTATCTTGGGCACCTCCAGCTTTCTGGGGAGCAGGGAGAGGCTTGGGCATTTGCACGGGCTTATTCCTACTTGGAACTCGCTTGTCGTAGCTGATCTAAGGCCCTCACTTAGAATTGCTCTCATGGGGACAGGCGAGAAGAGCCTGGGAGGGTCTTCAGAGCTGTGACCCCAGAACCAGGAgaatgcccccctccctctcaGGGGCTATGGTTCATTTAGAAGCCAATAGCTTGCTTAAAAGTTAGCttggaggcctggagagatagcacagcggcgtttgccttgcaagcagccgatccaggaccaaaggtggttggtttgaatctcggtgtcccatatggtcccccgtgcctgccaggagctatttctgagcagacagccaggagtaacccctgagcatcaccgggtgtgacccaaaaacaaaacaaaacaaaaaagttagctTGGGCTATGGCAGCCTGAGAACCCCGGGTCTTGTTTCTGGGTAAACACTGGAAATGGCATGTGAATATGGGAAAGCAGAATTTGGGAAACCCACATGGTTTCATATCACTTCTTGCTCAATCTGGGTGAAACTGAGGCAGACTGATTTCCTGTGCTCTGGGAGGCTTCAGTAGGTCCCAGAGACTGTGGCTTCACCTGTCCCTCTGCCACTGGTTCAGTTTCCCTGTTCACACTGTTTGTCTCTGTGAGTAGAGCAAATGGTTGCAGTGATGCCTGTCAGAAAGCTTTCAGCTGTGTCCCACACTCTTTCATCAAGGGCTGGCCCAGGAAGCACTTTGATGATGGGGCCTCCACCTCAAAGCCTCTATATTTCCACTGGCAGAGTGTGTATTGTGAGTCCTGGGGCCCAGGACATCCATGTCAGCTGTGCCTGACAGTTTTTAAAGTTGCTCCTTGCTCTGAGGATGTGCTTTTTAGGATTTTGTGAGGACCTCTCTTGACTTTCCTGTACCCCACTTGCTCCCTTGAGACCTGGGAAGCTTGTGTGTTGGTATCTACTTTCTGTGGAGCCTCGCCCTCAGCCCACAGTCCTCGGGAGCTGCTCTCATCTTACACATAGTGAGGTTGGGCTGCCATTGTGCTGGAAGGAATCTCTTGCCACAGTCAGCCCTGGGTCCTAGCTCATGGGGAGATCCTTCTTCACTGTCCGGCCCTTAGTCCTGCCTTGGATGTTGACTCTCACATTCTCTCGAATGTCTCTAAGGGCATCTGCTCTCGGCCTTATTCGGAGATAGTCCCAGACCCAAGAGCTCCCAGACATGGCAGCTCGGGGTGGGGGCAGACTGCAGTGGGTTTTCTGACCACCTTCtgaccttttttctttctgtgcccctcccccccccactcgGCCGGTGCTGTTCCTTTCATGCCTTCTCCCACGCCTCAGTCATTGATGTGATTTTCACTTGTGGTTCCTTTGCAATAACCAGTTGAGAAATTCATAGACTAGAGGGAATTCTGAGGAGGGTACTTACGGAGCAGTACTTACCAAATTCTGGACCGTTCTGCCAACCACACAGCCCTTTGAGGCCAGAGGATATGGTCACCTCTGAGCATCCCCCCAGCACTGTGAGAACCTAGGCTGGTCGGAGCTACTCGAGTTCTTGTGTGGGGGTGGGTTGAGCTAGGCTTTCTCCCTCGGAGATGCAACCCTAGGAAGATCCCACTTCCCAGAACCTCACTCTGAGCCAGCCCATGGGGCAAGCCACGCATTTTGTGACATTTGAGCCAAATTTGCGGTTTCCAACTTTCTGAAGGTGGCTCAAGCTCACTGTTCCCCGCCAAGATGACAGGAGTTGAAGGTACCTTGGTACCTTTACTGAAGCCAGGAATTGCCATGACCAGCCGAAATCACTCACCTTTTTGGGAAACAAAATGGAGGTGCCAGTGTAACACAGCAGGGGCATTAGCCTTGGATGCAATTGATCCACAACCATTTGAGCTCCTTAGCCCagtcaggtgtgattcctgagtgcagaaccaggtgtaaccactGAGTAACACATTGCCTGGTGTAGcctcaaaggaaaacaaaatgaagacaCCAGCTGTGGTAgcagggggtggactgctctcaGAGCTGAGTAGTTTCCAGAATGTGTGCCCAGGTGTAGTGCAGAGCAGCCCACCTGGATTTCTCAGCATGCTGTGTTCCATCCTCCCTCAGCTGAGAGCACCTTGGAGAGCAGCTCTTTCTTGGTGCAACTCAGCTGTGGtgcatggaggtaggtgtttgccttgcatgcagaaggatggtggttcaaatcccagcatcccatatggtcccccgagcctgccaggagtgatttttttttgttttgttttgtttttgggccacatccggcggtgttcagaggttactcctggctgtctgctcagaaaatacctcttggcaggcacaggggaccatatgggacaccaggattcaaaccagccaccttaggtcctggatcggctgcttgcaaggcaaacgacgctgtgctatctctctggccccaggagtgatttctgagcgtagagccaggagtaatccctgagcattgccaggtgtgactcaaaaaccaaaaaaaaaaaaaaaaaaaaagtggaagagagcatgggggtggggggtgggacgGTGTGAGTGTCTGcacagagggagggaggtaggggcTGTTTCCAGAGGCCTGAGGTGTTCCCAGGTTGTTGGCAGCAG
Protein-coding sequences here:
- the DTX2 gene encoding probable E3 ubiquitin-protein ligase DTX2 isoform X1 translates to MAMAPGPVMAQVYAGPVAVAVWEWQDSLGIWHPYSAAVCNYIEQQFVQQKSLHFGVGSMAQSIPLGQADPSLAPYIIDLPSWTQFRQDTGTMRSVRRHLFPQRSAPGHGIVWEWLNEDNSWTPYEASICDYLEQQVSQGNQLVDLAPLGYNYTINLATYTQINKTSSYCRSVRRQAGPPYPVTTVIAPPGHNGVACSCHQCLSGSGTGPVSGRYRHSMTNLPAYPVPQHPHRTAVVFGAHQAFAPYNKPSLSGARSAPRLNTTNPWAGALPSMGTQPLYRSSLSHLASQHLPPGPSTASAASSVSLSSPRSASTTVPATVPVQMPKPSRMQQALAGGSAKQEPEQVIRSYTEELKTPPDEDCIICMEKLSLASGYSDVTDSKTMGPLAVGCLARCRHTFHLLCLLAMYSNGNKDGSLQCPSCKAIYGEKTGTQPRGRMEVFHFQMPLPGHEDCGTILIVYNIPHGIQGPEHPNPGKPFTARGFPRQCYLPDNAQGRKVLQLLKVAWKRRLIFTVGTSNTTGESDTVVWNEIHHKTEMDCNATGHGYPDPNYLQNVLAELAAQGVTEDCLEPQ
- the DTX2 gene encoding probable E3 ubiquitin-protein ligase DTX2 isoform X2, with the protein product MAMAPGPVMAQVYAGPVAVAVWEWQDSLGIWHPYSAAVCNYIEQQFVQQKSLHFGVGSMAQSIPLGQADPSLAPYIIDLPSWTQFRQDTGTMRSVRRHLFPQRSAPGHGIVWEWLNEDNSWTPYEASICDYLEQQVSQGNQLVDLAPLGYNYTINLATYTQINKTSSYCRSVRRQAGPPYPVTTVIAPPGHNGVACSCHQCLSGSGTGPVSGRYRHSMTNLPAYPVPQHPHRTAVVFGAHQAFAPYNKPSLSGARSAPRLNTTNPWAGALPSMGTQPLYRSSLSHLASQHLPPGPSTASAASVSLSSPRSASTTVPATVPVQMPKPSRMQQALAGGSAKQEPEQVIRSYTEELKTPPDEDCIICMEKLSLASGYSDVTDSKTMGPLAVGCLARCRHTFHLLCLLAMYSNGNKDGSLQCPSCKAIYGEKTGTQPRGRMEVFHFQMPLPGHEDCGTILIVYNIPHGIQGPEHPNPGKPFTARGFPRQCYLPDNAQGRKVLQLLKVAWKRRLIFTVGTSNTTGESDTVVWNEIHHKTEMDCNATGHGYPDPNYLQNVLAELAAQGVTEDCLEPQ